TCGTATGCGCTTCCGCCAGTCCATTGTTTAATTTGTTGGAAAAATGATGAAGCTCATCCACATTCAGCTCACCAAGAAATAAAAAGAGTTTGCTCAGATTCTCCAAGGTTGCTGAATATTGTGGTTTATTAAATTCACGCATCACATTATCCAAAGCTGTTTCTTTTTGTTTTACGAGTGCATGTGCCATATCTAGCATACCGTTATCATTCAATGTTCCTAGAAAGTCAATGCCTTTGAGGATAGCCTCTTTATTATTACTTATAGCACTCGTTACCTCTGATATATCCTGGTCCCGCCCAGCGTCCTCAGGCATCTCCATTCGCTTAATTTTTGTAATTGCTTCAGCC
This Virgibacillus phasianinus DNA region includes the following protein-coding sequences:
- a CDS encoding DUF1641 domain-containing protein, which gives rise to MMAEAITKIKRMEMPEDAGRDQDISEVTSAISNNKEAILKGIDFLGTLNDNGMLDMAHALVKQKETALDNVMREFNKPQYSATLENLSKLFLFLGELNVDELHHFSNKLNNGLAEAHTIDESEKTSYLDLIKALKDPEINRSITMLLQFLRGMGKE